One genomic segment of Desulfovibrio oxyclinae DSM 11498 includes these proteins:
- a CDS encoding HlyD family type I secretion periplasmic adaptor subunit gives MSNDRFDRETLLYMSEVDQAMYGRGRKLAYLMSVAIVLMIIGFIVWAHFAELDEVTRGFGKVIPSRRVQEIQNLEGGILSEIFVREGQRVEKGTLLCRLRNEQAVSSYRDAVTKELENKAAVARLIAEVDGTEPTFDEELKEKIPQTVEDQRRIYEARQQQLAIEIELLRDQYEQKKQEVAEMISRRKQLIQRLKNAEKQRNITKPLVEKQIHSELDYLALEQKVLELRGEVEGIAMALPRNRKAAEEALGRIEQRKAEFRSKALEELNERRRRLTSIQEMLTAGIDRVTRTDVRSPVNGIVKHILINTLGGVVKPGESIMEIVPVDGTLLIEARIKPADIAFLHPEQKAMVKISAYDFSIYGGLEGKVEHISADTIQDKQGDNYYLVKVRTKTNSMTYHGEELPIIPGMTAQVDILTGQKSVLDYLLKPILKAKNNALRER, from the coding sequence ATGAGCAATGACAGATTCGACAGGGAAACCCTGCTCTACATGTCCGAAGTGGACCAGGCGATGTACGGCCGAGGCCGGAAGCTCGCCTATCTCATGTCCGTGGCCATAGTCCTGATGATCATCGGATTCATCGTCTGGGCACACTTTGCGGAACTGGACGAAGTCACACGAGGTTTTGGCAAGGTCATTCCATCCAGACGCGTGCAGGAAATCCAGAACCTCGAAGGCGGCATCCTGAGCGAAATCTTTGTTCGCGAAGGCCAGCGGGTGGAAAAAGGGACCCTGCTCTGCCGCCTGCGCAACGAACAGGCCGTGAGCAGCTACCGCGACGCGGTGACCAAGGAGCTTGAGAACAAAGCGGCCGTGGCCCGGCTCATTGCCGAAGTGGACGGCACGGAACCGACCTTCGACGAGGAGCTCAAGGAAAAGATTCCCCAGACAGTGGAAGACCAACGGCGCATATACGAGGCACGCCAGCAACAGCTCGCCATTGAGATCGAACTGTTGCGGGACCAGTACGAGCAGAAGAAACAGGAAGTGGCGGAAATGATCAGCCGCCGCAAGCAGCTCATCCAGCGTCTCAAGAACGCGGAAAAGCAACGCAACATCACCAAACCGCTGGTGGAAAAGCAGATACACTCCGAACTCGACTATCTGGCCCTTGAACAGAAGGTGCTTGAACTCAGGGGCGAGGTGGAAGGCATTGCCATGGCGCTTCCCCGCAACCGCAAGGCCGCCGAGGAAGCACTTGGTCGCATAGAACAGCGCAAGGCCGAATTTCGCAGCAAGGCCCTTGAAGAACTCAACGAGCGCCGCCGCAGGCTCACCTCCATTCAGGAGATGCTCACGGCAGGCATCGACCGCGTCACCCGTACCGACGTCCGCTCTCCGGTCAACGGCATCGTCAAGCACATCCTGATCAACACCCTCGGCGGCGTGGTCAAGCCCGGCGAATCCATCATGGAAATCGTCCCGGTGGACGGCACCCTGCTCATCGAGGCACGCATCAAGCCAGCAGACATCGCCTTCCTGCATCCGGAACAGAAGGCCATGGTCAAGATTTCCGCCTACGACTTCTCGATCTACGGCGGCCTCGAAGGCAAGGTGGAACACATCAGTGCGGACACTATTCAGGACAAGCAGGGGGACAACTATTATCTCGTCAAGGTCCGGACCAAGACCAACTCCATGACCTACCACGGCGAAGAACTCCCCATCATTCCGGGCATGACCGCTCAGGTGGACATCCTCACAGGCCAGAAATCCGTACTGGACTACCTGCTCAAGCCCATTCTCAAGGCCAAGAACAACGCCCTGAGGGAACGCTAG
- a CDS encoding transglutaminase-like cysteine peptidase, with protein sequence MGFAAVISRLTGTGLAFVVALGVLAWCPAANASEQADVESPSSMKEPAPEKSEAKKKNRLFGTLEFKGRIKKLPKWSRVLDRMHAWKGYFRDSSLADLPSKAGWIKLKADTRGMSRMERLKAVNKFFNRWPYRLDPANYGAKDYWATPPEFLKRSGDCEDYAIAKFYALKELGFSGDEMRIVALKDLIRNIGHAVLAVYLEDDIYVLDNQTVMVLPHSRYKHYLPYYSVNEKFRWMHVPTSGGDLLKRRLKQ encoded by the coding sequence ATGGGGTTTGCTGCCGTCATATCGCGCCTGACAGGAACCGGACTGGCCTTCGTGGTCGCTCTGGGCGTGCTGGCGTGGTGCCCGGCGGCGAATGCCAGTGAGCAGGCTGACGTGGAATCACCCTCTTCAATGAAAGAGCCCGCCCCTGAAAAGAGTGAAGCCAAGAAAAAGAACCGCCTTTTCGGCACGCTGGAATTCAAGGGGCGCATCAAGAAGCTCCCCAAATGGAGCCGGGTGCTGGACAGGATGCACGCCTGGAAAGGATATTTCCGGGACTCCTCACTCGCGGACCTGCCATCCAAGGCGGGATGGATCAAGCTCAAGGCCGACACGCGAGGCATGTCCCGCATGGAACGCCTGAAGGCGGTGAACAAATTCTTCAACCGCTGGCCCTACAGGCTGGACCCCGCAAACTACGGAGCCAAGGACTACTGGGCCACGCCCCCGGAATTCCTGAAACGCTCAGGCGACTGCGAGGACTACGCCATCGCCAAGTTCTACGCGCTCAAGGAGCTCGGGTTTTCCGGCGACGAGATGCGCATCGTGGCGCTCAAGGACCTCATCAGAAACATAGGACATGCGGTGCTTGCCGTGTATCTGGAAGACGACATCTACGTGCTGGACAACCAGACCGTGATGGTGCTGCCCCACTCACGATACAAGCACTACCTGCCCTACTATTCCGTAAACGAAAAATTCCGCTGGATGCACGTTCCCACCTCGGGCGGGGATTTGCTCAAGCGGAGATTGAAGCAGTGA
- the cysK gene encoding cysteine synthase A, with amino-acid sequence MNIADSMTDLVGKTPLVKLNKLSKDLPATVVAKLEFYNPCGSVKDRIGVNMIEAALERGIIDENAVVVEPTSGNTGIGLAFTCAVKGMRCILTMPESMSMERRKLLKGFGAELVLTPADKGMKGAIDKAHALVEELDNAYMPMQFENEFNPEAHRKTTAEEVWNDTDGQVDVFVAGVGTGGTITGVGEVLKQRKPDVKIVAVEPAASAVLSGGDPGPHPIQGIGAGFVPGALNTEVYDEVIAMDNQTAFDTAKRMITEEGILCGISSGGNCAAALELAAREENRGKLIVFVVCDTGERYLSTPLFED; translated from the coding sequence ATGAACATAGCCGACAGCATGACCGATCTGGTCGGGAAAACGCCGCTGGTCAAACTCAACAAGCTCAGTAAGGACCTCCCGGCCACCGTGGTGGCCAAGCTCGAATTCTACAACCCTTGCGGTTCGGTCAAGGACCGCATCGGGGTAAACATGATCGAGGCGGCGCTTGAACGCGGCATCATCGACGAAAACGCCGTAGTGGTCGAACCCACCAGCGGCAACACCGGCATCGGGCTGGCATTTACCTGCGCGGTCAAGGGAATGCGCTGCATCCTGACCATGCCGGAATCCATGAGCATGGAGCGTCGCAAGCTGCTCAAGGGCTTCGGCGCCGAGCTGGTGCTGACCCCGGCGGACAAAGGCATGAAGGGCGCCATCGACAAGGCTCACGCCCTGGTCGAGGAACTGGACAACGCCTACATGCCAATGCAGTTCGAAAACGAATTCAACCCAGAAGCGCACCGCAAAACCACTGCCGAGGAAGTCTGGAACGACACCGACGGACAGGTGGACGTCTTCGTGGCCGGCGTGGGCACCGGCGGCACCATCACCGGCGTGGGCGAAGTGCTCAAGCAGCGCAAGCCCGACGTGAAGATCGTGGCCGTGGAACCTGCGGCCTCGGCGGTACTCTCCGGTGGCGACCCCGGCCCGCACCCCATTCAGGGCATAGGCGCAGGCTTTGTGCCCGGCGCGCTCAATACGGAAGTCTACGACGAGGTCATCGCCATGGACAACCAGACCGCGTTCGACACCGCCAAGCGCATGATCACCGAGGAAGGCATCCTCTGCGGCATCTCATCGGGCGGCAACTGTGCGGCCGCGCTGGAACTGGCTGCCCGCGAGGAAAACCGCGGCAAACTCATCGTCTTCGTGGTCTGCGACACCGGCGAGCGCTACCTGAGCACCCCGCTTTTCGAGGATTAG
- a CDS encoding type I secretion system permease/ATPase, which produces MTEKTEQSPSSPQSEPKTAAEDKQKTGPDLKRDERLLPSDIDFQPPLVICLSIISRLLNKPVSSATIKAGLPQEESVITASSIVRAAEGIGIAAKTVHRPQLENITKLVMPCILLLRGGNACVLLERNEETARVVIPGHGMDETEVPVADLDEEYTGYAIFCHRKSKLDKRASELKLLKTKKWFWGVILRFWPIYRHVIGASVMTNLIIVASPLFVMNVYDRVIPNNAFDTLWALAIGIGIAYIFDFMLKNLRSYFVDVAGRNADILIGSRIMRHLMSARLDHMPESAGAIANNVREFESMREFFSSSSLVALIDLPFLFLFMWVIYYIGGPLVWPMVIAVPVVILVGFLIQMPFQHIIENHYKESTQKNALLFEIVQGLETIKTSMAEGRMQSRWENVVGMSAMSNSRAKVLANISVTFSALATQLVSVSIIIIGVYLISEGELTVGGLIACNILSSRAMAPLSAIAGLLTRFQQSRMALNALNLLMDMPSERPEDKETFHYGEIEPSLTLEDVSFSYPGTDKAVLSDINLHLKPGEKVGIIGKTGAGKSSLGKLCVGLYQPVHGSVKLGNIDLRQMDVANLRRKVGYVSQDPLLFYGTLRDNIAFGLPEADDQSIKYASELAGVNDFVKNHPAGFGMKVGERGASLSGGQRQAVSIARAVLPDPEVLIMDEPSSNMDNQSEVRLKNNLQPFVKDKTVIVITHRHSMLDLVDRLVVMDNGRIVVDGPKQAVLDGLKSGKIKLPS; this is translated from the coding sequence ATGACAGAAAAAACGGAACAGTCCCCTTCCTCCCCGCAGAGTGAGCCCAAAACCGCGGCGGAGGACAAGCAAAAGACCGGACCGGACCTCAAGCGCGACGAGCGCCTGCTGCCCAGTGACATCGATTTCCAGCCACCGCTGGTCATCTGCCTTTCCATCATCAGCCGCCTGCTGAACAAGCCCGTGTCCTCGGCCACTATCAAGGCCGGACTTCCACAGGAAGAAAGCGTCATCACGGCCTCTTCCATAGTGCGGGCCGCAGAGGGTATCGGCATAGCCGCCAAAACCGTGCACCGTCCGCAGCTGGAAAACATCACCAAGCTGGTCATGCCCTGCATCCTGCTGCTTCGCGGCGGCAACGCCTGTGTTCTTCTCGAACGCAACGAGGAAACGGCCCGTGTGGTCATTCCCGGCCACGGCATGGACGAAACCGAAGTCCCGGTAGCCGACCTTGACGAGGAATACACCGGCTACGCCATCTTCTGCCACCGCAAGAGCAAACTGGACAAGCGCGCCAGCGAGCTCAAGCTGCTCAAAACCAAAAAATGGTTCTGGGGAGTCATTCTGCGCTTCTGGCCCATCTACAGGCACGTCATCGGCGCAAGCGTCATGACCAACCTGATCATCGTGGCCTCGCCGCTGTTCGTCATGAACGTCTATGACCGCGTCATCCCGAACAACGCCTTCGACACGCTCTGGGCACTGGCCATAGGCATCGGCATCGCCTACATCTTCGACTTCATGCTCAAGAACCTGCGCAGCTACTTCGTGGACGTGGCGGGCAGAAACGCGGACATTCTCATCGGCAGCCGGATCATGCGGCATCTCATGTCAGCCCGGCTGGACCACATGCCTGAATCCGCTGGCGCCATCGCCAACAACGTCCGCGAGTTCGAGTCCATGCGGGAATTCTTCAGCTCCAGCTCCCTTGTGGCGCTGATCGATCTGCCGTTCCTGTTCCTGTTCATGTGGGTCATCTACTACATCGGCGGTCCACTGGTCTGGCCCATGGTGATCGCCGTCCCCGTCGTGATCCTCGTGGGTTTTCTCATCCAGATGCCCTTCCAGCACATCATCGAGAACCACTACAAGGAATCCACGCAGAAAAACGCCCTGCTTTTTGAGATCGTGCAGGGGCTTGAGACCATCAAGACCAGCATGGCGGAAGGCCGCATGCAGTCCCGCTGGGAAAACGTGGTGGGCATGTCCGCCATGTCCAACAGCCGGGCCAAGGTGCTTGCAAACATATCCGTGACATTCTCGGCGCTTGCCACCCAGTTGGTGAGTGTTTCGATCATTATCATCGGTGTCTATCTCATCTCCGAGGGCGAGCTGACCGTTGGCGGACTCATCGCCTGCAACATTCTTTCGAGCCGTGCCATGGCTCCCCTGAGCGCCATCGCCGGGTTGCTCACGCGTTTTCAGCAGTCCAGAATGGCCCTGAACGCCCTGAACCTGCTCATGGACATGCCCAGCGAGCGCCCGGAGGACAAGGAAACCTTCCATTACGGCGAAATCGAGCCCTCGCTGACGCTTGAGGACGTTTCCTTCAGTTACCCCGGCACGGACAAGGCTGTGTTGAGCGACATCAACCTGCACCTGAAACCGGGAGAAAAGGTAGGTATCATCGGCAAAACCGGTGCGGGGAAATCCTCGCTGGGCAAGCTCTGCGTGGGACTCTACCAGCCGGTGCACGGCTCGGTGAAGCTTGGCAACATCGACCTGCGCCAGATGGACGTCGCCAACCTAAGGCGCAAGGTGGGCTATGTTTCACAGGATCCGCTTCTTTTCTACGGCACCCTGCGAGACAACATCGCCTTCGGTCTGCCTGAAGCCGACGACCAGTCCATCAAGTACGCTTCGGAACTGGCGGGAGTGAATGACTTCGTGAAAAACCACCCTGCCGGATTCGGCATGAAGGTCGGCGAGCGCGGCGCATCCCTCTCGGGCGGCCAGCGACAGGCAGTCTCCATTGCCCGCGCCGTCCTTCCGGACCCGGAAGTGCTCATCATGGACGAGCCTTCAAGCAACATGGACAACCAGTCCGAAGTGCGGCTCAAGAACAACCTGCAGCCGTTCGTGAAGGACAAGACGGTTATCGTCATAACCCACCGGCATTCCATGCTTGATCTGGTTGACCGACTCGTAGTGATGGACAACGGCAGGATCGTGGTGGACGGCCCGAAGCAGGCGGTGCTCGACGGCCTGAAATCCGGCAAAATAAAACTTCCCTCCTGA
- the epsC gene encoding serine O-acetyltransferase EpsC, translating to MTEEYNLDKVVERLCGNGHAIASRRFRGDAPMPSVDTLSEIVEDLRSVLFPGYYGPSEITPATLPYSVGSTLDRVERNLADQINRGYCFVCDREGRERCADCEQRALTTARKFIMALPDIREMLLGDVEAAYDGDPAAKTHGETIFCYPSIRALTNHRIAHELHRLDVDIIPRIISEMAHSDTGIDIHPGATIGKRFFIDHGTGTVIGETCVIGENVRIYQGVTLGAKSFPKGEGDQLIKGLPRHPIVEDDAIVYAGATILGRVTIGRGAVIGGNVWITRDVPAGASVVQSRAMRYAFENGGGI from the coding sequence ATGACCGAGGAATACAATCTCGACAAAGTGGTTGAACGTCTGTGCGGCAACGGGCACGCCATCGCGTCCCGCCGTTTTCGCGGCGATGCGCCCATGCCCTCCGTGGATACGCTCTCAGAGATCGTGGAAGACCTGCGCTCCGTGCTTTTTCCGGGCTACTACGGCCCGTCAGAAATCACCCCGGCCACCCTGCCTTACTCTGTCGGCTCCACGCTGGACCGGGTGGAACGCAACCTGGCGGATCAAATCAATCGCGGCTACTGTTTCGTCTGCGACCGCGAAGGCAGGGAACGCTGCGCCGACTGCGAGCAGCGCGCCCTGACCACGGCACGTAAATTCATCATGGCCCTGCCGGACATCCGCGAGATGCTTCTTGGCGATGTCGAAGCCGCCTACGACGGCGACCCGGCCGCCAAGACGCACGGAGAAACGATCTTCTGCTACCCGTCCATCCGCGCGCTGACGAACCACCGCATCGCGCATGAGCTGCACAGACTCGACGTGGACATTATTCCACGCATCATCAGCGAAATGGCGCACTCGGACACAGGCATCGACATCCACCCGGGCGCGACCATCGGTAAACGCTTCTTCATCGACCACGGCACGGGGACCGTCATCGGCGAGACCTGCGTCATCGGCGAGAACGTACGCATTTATCAGGGCGTGACACTTGGCGCAAAGTCCTTCCCCAAGGGCGAGGGCGACCAGCTCATCAAGGGGCTGCCCCGCCACCCCATCGTGGAGGACGACGCCATCGTCTACGCCGGTGCGACCATTCTCGGCCGCGTTACCATTGGCAGGGGCGCGGTCATCGGCGGTAACGTCTGGATAACCCGAGACGTCCCGGCCGGTGCCTCCGTAGTGCAGTCCCGAGCCATGCGCTACGCATTCGAAAACGGCGGCGGCATTTAG